In a genomic window of Halostella litorea:
- a CDS encoding ATP-dependent DNA helicase, which produces MNPERIHDEFPAPSYRGNQRTALDDVRDAFAAGNDVVLVRAPTGSGKSLLARAIAGCARRTDEASPSDATDAYYTTPQVSQLDDAAADPLLDDLNVIRGKGNYTCILPNEEHTPVNQAPCVRESGYDCSVKHRCPYFSDRAIASNRRIAAMTLAYFMQTAGSDVFRKRDVCVIDEAHGLAEWAEMYATVELGPRSVPIWEDLRVPAVDSVERAVEYADALVDTCKRRKDDLLAQAELTPEEARTRDRLQELISELDWFVDDYRDPDSATEWLVDQADPVDGDGGASGDGGPLTIKPMNPEKYLKHTVWDRGNRFALLSATILDKAAFCRQVGLDPADVALVDVGHTFPVEHRPLYDVTQGKMTYAERDETLPDLARVLVRIMAEHRDEKGLVHCHSYAIQERLRDRLADFGVADRVRSHDRDGRDDALETWKATDDPDVFLSVKMEEALDLEGDLARWQVLCKAPFPNTNDSRVAHRLADDQWAWYYRTTLRTVIQACGRVVRAPDDHGATYLADSSLLDLFDRARTDMPDWFRDQVDRMSRPDLPAFDPGDASGGAGGSGRSQSADRRGTSGGRTGDSGRDGGRGAGGSSGSTGGSGGSSGRSEKKSPIADVWDTE; this is translated from the coding sequence GTGAACCCCGAGCGGATCCACGACGAGTTCCCCGCCCCCTCCTACCGCGGGAACCAGCGGACCGCGCTCGACGACGTCCGGGACGCCTTCGCCGCCGGGAACGACGTGGTGCTCGTGCGCGCGCCGACCGGGAGCGGCAAGTCGCTGCTCGCGCGGGCGATAGCCGGCTGCGCCCGCCGGACCGACGAGGCCTCGCCCAGCGACGCGACCGACGCCTACTACACCACGCCGCAGGTGTCGCAACTGGACGACGCCGCCGCCGACCCGCTGCTGGACGACCTGAACGTGATCCGCGGGAAGGGCAACTACACCTGCATCCTGCCCAACGAGGAGCACACGCCCGTCAACCAGGCCCCCTGCGTGCGGGAGTCGGGCTACGACTGCTCCGTGAAACACCGCTGCCCGTACTTCTCGGACCGGGCCATCGCGTCGAACCGCCGCATCGCCGCGATGACGCTCGCGTACTTCATGCAGACCGCCGGCTCGGACGTGTTCCGCAAGCGCGACGTCTGCGTGATCGACGAGGCACACGGCCTCGCGGAGTGGGCCGAGATGTACGCGACGGTGGAACTCGGGCCGCGCTCGGTCCCCATCTGGGAGGACCTCCGGGTGCCGGCGGTCGACTCCGTCGAGCGCGCCGTCGAGTACGCCGACGCCCTGGTCGACACCTGCAAGCGCCGCAAGGACGACCTGCTCGCGCAGGCCGAACTGACGCCCGAGGAGGCCCGCACCCGCGACCGCCTGCAGGAACTCATCTCCGAACTCGACTGGTTCGTCGACGACTACCGCGACCCCGACAGCGCGACGGAGTGGCTCGTCGACCAGGCCGACCCGGTCGACGGCGACGGCGGCGCGTCCGGCGACGGCGGCCCGCTGACGATCAAGCCGATGAACCCCGAGAAGTACCTCAAGCACACCGTCTGGGACCGGGGCAACCGCTTTGCCCTCCTCTCGGCGACGATCCTCGACAAGGCCGCGTTCTGCCGGCAGGTCGGCCTCGACCCCGCCGACGTCGCGCTCGTCGACGTCGGGCACACGTTCCCCGTCGAGCACCGACCGCTGTACGACGTGACCCAGGGGAAGATGACGTACGCCGAGCGCGACGAGACGCTCCCGGACCTGGCCCGCGTCCTCGTCCGGATCATGGCCGAACACCGCGACGAGAAGGGGCTGGTCCACTGTCACTCCTACGCGATCCAGGAGCGCCTGCGGGACCGCCTGGCGGACTTCGGCGTCGCCGACCGCGTCCGCTCGCACGACCGGGACGGCCGCGATGACGCCCTCGAAACGTGGAAGGCGACCGACGACCCCGACGTGTTCCTCTCGGTGAAGATGGAGGAGGCCCTCGACCTGGAGGGCGATCTGGCCCGCTGGCAGGTGCTCTGCAAGGCCCCGTTCCCGAACACGAACGACTCGCGGGTCGCCCACCGCCTCGCGGACGACCAGTGGGCGTGGTACTACCGGACGACCCTGCGCACCGTCATCCAGGCCTGCGGCCGCGTCGTCCGCGCGCCCGACGACCACGGCGCGACCTACCTCGCGGACTCGTCGCTGCTGGACCTGTTCGACCGCGCCCGCACCGACATGCCCGACTGGTTCCGCGACCAGGTCGACCGGATGAGCCGCCCGGACCTGCCCGCGTTCGACCCCGGCGACGCCAGCGGCGGCGCGGGCGGTTCCGGGCGGTCGCAGTCCGCCGACCGACGGGGGACGAGCGGCGGCCGAACCGGCGACAGCGGACGCGACGGCGGCCGAGGCGCCGGCGGGTCGTCGGGGTCGACGGGGGGGTCCGGCGGGTCGAGCGGCCGCTCCGAGAAGAAAAGCCCCATCGCGGACGTGTGGGACACGGAGTAG
- a CDS encoding DUF7561 family protein, translating to MTTDPCDGCGRPVKIAGGIANLWTFDGDETGGVTLEFDADGSEHFLCYDCIEDLPEDPSAADVAALPGEE from the coding sequence ATGACCACGGACCCGTGCGACGGCTGCGGCCGCCCCGTGAAGATCGCGGGCGGCATCGCCAACCTCTGGACGTTCGACGGCGACGAGACCGGCGGCGTCACGCTGGAGTTCGACGCCGACGGCTCCGAGCACTTCCTCTGTTACGACTGCATCGAGGACCTGCCGGAGGACCCGTCCGCCGCGGACGTGGCCGCCCTCCCGGGCGAGGAGTAA
- a CDS encoding YkgJ family cysteine cluster protein, translating to MEVDCEGCAGCCIDWRALADRELDHERRGPYEPFDDAYNLVALTRGEVRTLVDCGMADALRPRLWRDEDGVTVDGVPLAAVGGRPAFYVGLRNAPKPVAPFGRESATWLPTCAFLDPETLQCRVHGDAAYPSECAEYPGHNLELDAEAECERVEDAVGGERLLDDEPPDGMTGPLFGPQAVGQKVFVHPEPDRLAGTVERLVAGELTAGDRAEFVAVAAAASPGTTAVDDDTYERTREAALSADSWVGRAIADWRERADRDAAEAAPPEPSLAERVEERRGAPGTPGW from the coding sequence ATGGAGGTGGACTGCGAGGGCTGTGCCGGCTGTTGCATCGACTGGCGGGCGCTCGCGGACCGGGAGCTCGACCACGAGCGCCGCGGGCCGTACGAGCCGTTCGACGACGCGTACAACCTCGTCGCGCTCACCCGCGGGGAGGTGCGGACGCTCGTGGACTGCGGGATGGCCGACGCCCTGCGGCCGCGCCTCTGGCGCGACGAGGACGGGGTGACGGTCGACGGCGTCCCGCTGGCGGCGGTCGGCGGCCGCCCGGCGTTCTACGTCGGCCTGCGCAACGCGCCGAAGCCGGTCGCGCCGTTCGGCCGCGAGTCGGCGACGTGGCTCCCGACCTGTGCCTTCCTCGACCCGGAGACCCTCCAGTGTCGGGTCCACGGCGACGCGGCGTACCCGAGCGAGTGCGCGGAGTACCCCGGCCACAACCTCGAACTCGACGCCGAGGCGGAGTGCGAGCGCGTCGAGGACGCCGTCGGCGGCGAGCGGCTACTCGACGACGAGCCGCCCGACGGGATGACGGGGCCGCTGTTCGGGCCGCAGGCGGTCGGGCAGAAGGTGTTCGTCCACCCCGAGCCGGACCGCCTCGCCGGGACAGTCGAGCGCCTCGTCGCGGGCGAACTCACCGCGGGGGACCGCGCCGAGTTCGTCGCCGTCGCGGCGGCCGCCAGCCCCGGCACTACCGCGGTCGACGACGACACGTACGAACGCACCCGCGAGGCGGCGCTTTCGGCGGACTCGTGGGTCGGCCGCGCTATCGCGGACTGGCGGGAGCGGGCCGACCGCGACGCGGCGGAGGCGGCCCCGCCGGAGCCGTCGCTGGCCGAGCGTGTCGAGGAGCGGCGCGGCGCGCCCGGGACGCCGGGCTGGTAG
- a CDS encoding DUF5784 family protein, with protein sequence MARPLRFRRSPERWSASRVHDQLFTDLDDNLGATAVDPHFRPAGDWETRRFEMDNGDVALFIWDGDAAYWMGNTETPSALWRTDKYGWEEVPYQVARWAQRELLADLHDESPWLEPYPHVSWFFLPVFMSKDGRHTTREFFRDHAAGFPDAGRDEGLGFYERFLSTGVLDPHRDEMSGKLGTSPQFDLVRMSSAMAEFTAAKLLTDAGYRVTPEIEVTTGHSLDFRAAKGDHQPLVEVTRPLPPTQRAADTAVAAVRETAETKTSGQLSEHGGGAVLFVDCSSFHDDQWQAVRGEQPEVHHRPAVVYRVRPDGRAEGYSKGAVPLDLDGTIEWV encoded by the coding sequence GTGGCACGTCCGCTCCGATTTCGCCGATCCCCGGAACGCTGGAGCGCGTCCCGGGTCCACGACCAGTTGTTCACCGACCTCGACGACAACCTCGGAGCGACGGCCGTCGACCCGCACTTCCGGCCCGCGGGCGACTGGGAGACGCGGCGGTTCGAGATGGACAACGGCGACGTCGCCCTGTTCATCTGGGACGGCGACGCGGCGTACTGGATGGGGAACACGGAGACGCCGAGCGCCCTCTGGCGGACGGACAAGTACGGCTGGGAGGAGGTGCCGTATCAGGTCGCCCGCTGGGCGCAGCGCGAACTGCTGGCGGACCTCCACGACGAGTCGCCGTGGCTGGAGCCGTACCCGCACGTCTCGTGGTTCTTCCTGCCCGTGTTCATGTCGAAGGATGGGCGACACACCACCCGGGAGTTCTTCCGGGACCACGCCGCCGGCTTCCCCGACGCCGGGCGCGACGAGGGGCTGGGCTTCTACGAGCGGTTCCTCTCGACCGGCGTGCTGGACCCACACCGCGACGAGATGTCCGGGAAACTCGGCACGAGCCCGCAGTTCGACCTCGTCCGGATGAGTTCCGCGATGGCCGAGTTCACGGCCGCGAAGCTCCTGACCGACGCGGGCTACCGGGTCACGCCCGAGATAGAGGTAACGACGGGACACTCGCTGGACTTCCGCGCCGCGAAGGGGGACCACCAGCCGCTCGTCGAGGTGACCCGGCCGCTCCCGCCGACACAGCGCGCGGCCGACACGGCCGTCGCCGCGGTCCGCGAGACGGCCGAGACGAAAACCAGCGGCCAGCTATCCGAGCACGGCGGCGGCGCGGTGCTGTTCGTCGACTGCTCCAGCTTCCACGACGACCAGTGGCAGGCGGTCCGCGGCGAGCAGCCGGAGGTCCACCACCGCCCCGCCGTCGTCTACCGCGTCCGCCCCGACGGCCGCGCCGAGGGCTACTCGAAGGGGGCGGTCCCGCTCGACCTCGACGGCACTATCGAGTGGGTGTAG
- a CDS encoding DUF5786 family protein, producing MSMGAYDEDEHERREQKNSEVDADFDDERTVYNGSVEYDSGESTEDLLNQFEQIKSS from the coding sequence ATGTCAATGGGTGCCTATGACGAGGACGAACACGAGCGGCGCGAGCAGAAAAACAGCGAGGTCGACGCCGACTTCGACGACGAGCGGACCGTGTACAACGGCTCCGTCGAGTACGACTCCGGCGAGTCGACCGAAGACCTGCTGAACCAGTTCGAGCAGATCAAATCCTCGTAG